Proteins encoded together in one Anaerotignum propionicum DSM 1682 window:
- a CDS encoding low molecular weight protein-tyrosine-phosphatase: MIRVLFVCHGNICRSPMAEFLFRDMLIKKGLNQDFYVASAATSREEIGNTVYPPAKKKLNSLGIDCSGKTARQVTKQDYVDFDYLLVMEAYNTKNIMRILGHDPQKKVYRLLDFSQRPRDIADPWYSGDFDITHTDILEGLEAFLEFALKNELN, from the coding sequence ATGATTCGTGTATTATTTGTATGCCATGGAAATATCTGTCGTTCCCCTATGGCAGAATTTCTATTTCGAGATATGTTGATAAAAAAGGGGCTAAATCAAGATTTTTATGTTGCCTCCGCCGCCACCAGTCGAGAAGAAATCGGTAATACTGTCTATCCCCCAGCAAAGAAAAAACTAAACTCTTTGGGAATAGATTGCAGTGGAAAAACAGCTCGGCAAGTGACTAAACAGGACTATGTTGATTTTGATTATCTGCTGGTAATGGAGGCCTATAACACAAAAAATATAATGAGAATCTTAGGGCATGACCCTCAAAAGAAAGTATATCGTCTTTTGGATTTCTCACAGCGCCCCAGAGATATTGCTGACCCTTGGTATTCAGGAGATTTCGATATTACCCATACGGATATTTTGGAGGGACTGGAAGCTTTTCTAGAATTTGCTTTGAAAAATGAACTGAATTGA
- a CDS encoding phosphoribosylanthranilate isomerase translates to MNIKICGLSREEDITMANTYKPNFIGFVFYPPSARYVSPEKAAQLKGKLDLGISAVGVFVNEEISLIADLCSQGIIDMVQLHGDEDEDYIRQLKEVVQNPIIKAVRVKNAGEILAAEKLPCEYLLLDTYREYNYGGSGEAFDHRVIPPIKKPYFLAGGLNASNMGKAARTCKPFAFDVSSGCETNGYKDDRKFMGVVALAKLL, encoded by the coding sequence ATGAATATTAAAATATGCGGTTTGAGCCGAGAAGAAGATATTACAATGGCAAACACATATAAGCCTAATTTCATTGGGTTTGTGTTTTACCCACCAAGTGCAAGATATGTGTCCCCTGAAAAAGCTGCTCAGCTAAAGGGTAAACTGGATTTGGGTATCAGTGCAGTTGGCGTATTTGTAAATGAGGAGATTTCTCTGATTGCAGACCTTTGCTCCCAAGGAATTATTGATATGGTTCAACTTCATGGAGATGAGGATGAGGATTATATCCGTCAGTTAAAAGAGGTTGTACAAAATCCCATTATAAAGGCGGTGCGGGTAAAAAATGCAGGGGAGATTTTGGCGGCGGAAAAACTTCCTTGCGAGTATTTATTATTAGATACTTACCGAGAGTACAATTACGGTGGTAGCGGAGAGGCCTTTGACCATAGAGTGATTCCCCCTATCAAAAAACCATATTTCCTAGCAGGGGGATTAAATGCCAGTAATATGGGCAAGGCGGCAAGAACCTGCAAGCCCTTTGCCTTTGATGTGAGCAGTGGTTGTGAAACAAATGGATATAAGGATGACAGAAAGTTTATGGGTGTGGTAGCCCTCGCAAAGCTACTATAA
- the trpA gene encoding tryptophan synthase subunit alpha: MNKLTAQDYIDKAFSKGKAFIPFITCGDPDLETTEKLVYAMEEAGADLIELGIPFSDPVAEGLVIQEASQRALNCGTTTDEIFAMVKKIREKSNVPLAFMTYANLVFTYGLDRFLLKCKDCGICCVILPDIPFEEKGEMGDKFQEYGVKQISLIAPTSKHRISKIAAEAEGFVYCVSSLGVTGTRNEITTDVGAMVARLKEIKDIPCAIGFGISNPETAAEMSTVADGVIVGSAIVKMVGAYGRECIEPVSEFVRTMKAAMGQY, encoded by the coding sequence ATGAATAAATTGACAGCACAAGACTACATAGACAAAGCGTTTTCCAAAGGAAAAGCATTCATTCCCTTTATTACTTGTGGTGACCCGGATTTGGAAACCACAGAGAAGCTGGTTTATGCTATGGAGGAAGCTGGGGCTGATTTGATTGAACTGGGGATACCTTTTTCCGACCCAGTTGCCGAAGGCTTGGTGATTCAAGAGGCCAGTCAGCGGGCTTTAAATTGCGGTACTACAACAGATGAAATTTTTGCAATGGTTAAGAAAATTCGAGAAAAATCTAATGTACCCCTTGCCTTTATGACCTATGCCAATCTTGTGTTTACCTATGGTCTGGACAGATTTCTTTTGAAATGTAAGGACTGCGGTATCTGCTGTGTCATTCTTCCTGACATTCCTTTTGAGGAAAAGGGAGAAATGGGGGATAAATTTCAGGAATACGGAGTTAAGCAGATTTCTCTCATTGCTCCCACATCTAAACATAGAATCAGTAAAATTGCGGCGGAGGCAGAAGGGTTTGTTTATTGTGTTTCGTCTTTGGGGGTTACGGGAACCAGAAATGAAATTACAACAGATGTTGGGGCAATGGTGGCAAGGTTGAAAGAGATTAAGGATATCCCCTGTGCCATTGGCTTTGGCATTTCAAACCCTGAAACTGCTGCGGAAATGAGTACGGTTGCCGATGGTGTTATTGTGGGAAGTGCAATTGTGAAAATGGTGGGAGCTTATGGGAGAGAATGTATAGAGCCTGTATCTGAATTTGTTAGGACTATGAAGGCCGCTATGGGGCAGTATTAA
- the trpC gene encoding indole-3-glycerol phosphate synthase TrpC: MILDELANSARKRIAEQKKRFSLEEMKELAKSNNTNTPFAFEKALRKEGLAFICEVKKASPSKSIITQDFPYLEIAKEYEQGGADCISVLTEPTKFLGRDEYLAEISKQVKSPLLRKDFTVDAYMIYQAKALGASAVLLICALLETDTLKQYIKVCDNLGLSALVEAHDETEIASAVKAGARIIGVNNRNLKDFTVDIQNCVRLKRYIPKDVITIGESGIKTATDIAKIRDAGLDAVLIGETLMRANDKKKELEALKGEL; this comes from the coding sequence ATGATTCTGGATGAGTTGGCAAACAGTGCACGAAAACGTATAGCGGAACAGAAAAAAAGGTTTTCCTTGGAGGAAATGAAGGAGCTTGCTAAAAGCAATAACACAAATACTCCCTTTGCCTTTGAGAAAGCCTTGCGAAAAGAGGGTCTTGCTTTTATTTGTGAGGTGAAAAAAGCAAGTCCTTCCAAAAGCATTATTACACAGGACTTTCCTTATTTGGAAATTGCAAAGGAGTATGAACAAGGGGGAGCAGACTGTATTTCTGTCCTGACTGAGCCTACAAAATTTCTTGGGCGAGATGAGTATCTGGCTGAAATCAGTAAGCAGGTGAAAAGCCCGCTTTTGCGAAAGGATTTCACGGTGGATGCGTATATGATTTATCAAGCAAAAGCCTTGGGAGCTTCGGCAGTTTTATTGATTTGTGCTTTGCTGGAAACCGATACATTAAAGCAATATATAAAAGTCTGCGACAATTTGGGTTTGAGTGCCCTTGTGGAGGCTCATGATGAAACAGAGATTGCTTCAGCGGTAAAGGCGGGAGCAAGAATCATTGGTGTGAATAACCGAAATTTAAAGGATTTTACTGTTGACATTCAGAACTGCGTTAGACTGAAAAGATATATCCCAAAGGATGTAATTACCATCGGGGAAAGTGGCATAAAAACTGCGACAGATATTGCAAAAATAAGAGACGCAGGACTGGACGCCGTCTTGATTGGGGAAACCCTAATGCGGGCAAACGATAAAAAGAAAGAGCTGGAAGCTCTGAAAGGAGAATTATGA
- a CDS encoding DUF5721 family protein, with the protein MLAFTVFDTKKLMAYLLKGDVFDHFTFRQGEIYSFASFTINGKKEESFLTEDDTEPFCLWADIKPFVFETVKGKRLPKSMKLVFSLPKEKIERYPNAKAVFLNLLFREGTLLCTTSITEETFSLEQKATKQWDEDIISFFKKHEIPIQIET; encoded by the coding sequence ATGTTAGCATTTACCGTTTTTGATACTAAAAAATTGATGGCATATTTATTAAAAGGGGATGTTTTTGACCACTTCACCTTCCGCCAAGGGGAGATTTACTCCTTTGCGTCCTTCACCATAAATGGCAAAAAAGAGGAAAGCTTCCTGACGGAAGATGACACCGAGCCATTTTGTCTTTGGGCGGACATCAAACCCTTTGTTTTTGAAACGGTAAAAGGAAAACGTCTTCCGAAAAGCATGAAATTGGTTTTTTCTCTTCCAAAGGAGAAAATTGAAAGATACCCCAATGCAAAAGCAGTTTTTTTAAATCTTCTGTTTCGAGAAGGCACCCTCTTGTGCACCACCTCCATTACCGAGGAGACCTTCTCCTTAGAGCAAAAAGCAACCAAGCAATGGGATGAAGATATTATAAGCTTTTTCAAAAAGCATGAAATACCAATACAAATTGAAACATAA
- a CDS encoding exodeoxyribonuclease III, which yields MRMISWNVNGLRAAVGKGFMEYFKEVDVDIFSLQETKLQEGQIELDTEGYFQYWNYAQKKGYSGVAVFTKKEPLSVSYGLGHDAHDTEGRVITLEFEEFYHITVYTPNSQQENARLDYRMAWEDAFRGYVSDLDEKKPVIICGDLNVAHNEIDLKNPSSNRRSAGFTDEERGKFTQLLSAGFIDTYRFFYPDATGNYSWWSYRFNARKNNAGWRIDYYVVSERLKERLVDAKIHSDIMGSDHCPVELAIKL from the coding sequence ATGAGGATGATTTCATGGAATGTGAATGGCTTGCGTGCCGCAGTTGGCAAAGGCTTTATGGAATATTTTAAGGAAGTGGATGTAGATATTTTCTCATTACAGGAAACAAAGCTTCAAGAGGGGCAGATAGAATTAGATACAGAGGGGTATTTTCAATATTGGAATTACGCTCAGAAAAAGGGCTATTCCGGAGTTGCTGTATTCACAAAAAAAGAGCCTTTATCTGTTTCTTATGGGTTGGGCCATGATGCCCATGATACCGAGGGAAGAGTAATTACACTAGAGTTTGAGGAGTTTTATCACATTACAGTGTATACACCGAACTCTCAGCAAGAAAATGCAAGGCTTGATTACCGTATGGCGTGGGAGGATGCTTTTCGGGGGTATGTTTCCGATTTAGATGAGAAGAAGCCTGTGATTATCTGCGGTGATTTAAATGTTGCCCATAATGAAATAGACCTGAAAAATCCCTCTTCTAACAGACGCAGTGCAGGATTTACTGATGAGGAAAGAGGGAAGTTTACCCAGCTGCTAAGTGCCGGTTTTATTGATACATATCGCTTCTTTTATCCTGATGCAACGGGTAATTATTCTTGGTGGAGCTACCGTTTTAATGCAAGGAAAAACAACGCAGGTTGGCGCATTGATTATTATGTTGTTTCTGAAAGACTGAAAGAGAGGCTTGTGGATGCAAAGATTCATAGTGATATTATGGGTTCGGACCATTGCCCTGTGGAGCTAGCGATTAAGCTATAA
- a CDS encoding arsenate reductase family protein has protein sequence MNIQIYGSQKSFDTKKAERYFKERKIPYQYINIHEFGMSKSVFEAAKRSIPLEDMIDRKAKAYQTLFMDYIDESKREGTLLENPVLFMTPIVRNGKDFTLGYCPDVWKEWS, from the coding sequence ATGAATATACAAATCTATGGCTCCCAAAAGAGTTTTGACACAAAAAAAGCAGAACGTTATTTTAAAGAGAGAAAAATACCTTACCAATATATTAACATTCATGAATTCGGAATGAGTAAAAGCGTTTTTGAAGCTGCAAAGAGGAGTATTCCACTGGAGGATATGATTGACCGCAAAGCAAAAGCATATCAAACCTTGTTTATGGATTATATTGATGAAAGTAAACGGGAGGGCACCTTGTTGGAAAATCCTGTTCTTTTTATGACTCCCATTGTGAGAAACGGAAAGGATTTTACATTAGGCTACTGTCCCGATGTATGGAAAGAATGGAGTTAA
- the htpG gene encoding molecular chaperone HtpG, with translation MNEKGNLSINSENFLPIIKKWLYTDKDIFVRELVSNACDAVTKLQKLARMGEAEIPEDEKFEIHVVLNQDLHILQIIDNGIGMTANEIKKYINQIAFSGATDFLAKFQEKAEQENEIIGHFGLGFYSAFMVADKVEIDTLSYQAEAQGAKWLCEGGIDYEMDAGNRETRGTTITLYLGEDGKEFLEESTLYAALRKYCSFMPVPIFVDIVKESTEAEKEAEQKESNTIHISPEEAENLTKEDALEKLEAKKAEDNEDPKPLNDTTPLWQKQPKDCTDEEYKAFYHQVFFDMNDPLFWIHLNMDYPFRLKGILYFPKLVEHMDVMDGEIKLYANQVYIADNIKEVVPEFLLLLKGVLDCPDMPLNVSRSALQNDGYVEKMSTYITKKVADKLTQLFKNERSVYESFWNDIGVFIKYGCMREEKFYDKVKDALLFKTTDGVYETLPEYLEKNKEKHENKLFFVSDENLQAQYIRLFKEQGLEAAILSTPVDKPFVSFLEYKNTGVSIQRIDADISETLQKKEDTEISEAKKQAEEHTNTRMEAFFRGLLQNDSLKVSVEDLKAESISAMLLLSEKSRRMLEMMEAYGNATELKAMFADVKPEETLVLNRSNGLVKNLLDMSEKEEKKEDVEMLSRHVYDLALMSHRPLTSEEMTSFIDRSNILLEKLSSLEAGR, from the coding sequence ATGAACGAAAAAGGAAATCTGTCTATTAACAGTGAGAATTTCCTGCCCATTATTAAGAAGTGGCTCTATACTGACAAAGATATTTTTGTCAGAGAATTGGTATCCAACGCCTGCGATGCCGTTACAAAACTGCAAAAACTTGCACGCATGGGGGAAGCAGAAATCCCTGAGGACGAAAAATTTGAAATTCATGTTGTTTTAAATCAAGACCTTCATATCCTGCAAATCATTGACAATGGAATTGGTATGACTGCAAATGAAATCAAAAAATACATTAACCAAATCGCTTTTTCCGGAGCTACAGATTTTCTTGCGAAATTCCAAGAAAAGGCTGAGCAAGAAAATGAAATCATCGGCCATTTTGGATTGGGTTTTTATTCCGCCTTTATGGTTGCAGATAAAGTAGAGATTGATACCCTTTCCTATCAAGCGGAAGCTCAAGGGGCAAAATGGCTTTGCGAAGGTGGTATTGATTATGAAATGGACGCTGGCAACAGAGAAACAAGAGGTACCACCATTACCCTCTATTTAGGTGAGGATGGCAAAGAATTTTTAGAAGAATCCACCCTTTATGCTGCCCTTCGCAAATATTGCTCCTTTATGCCGGTACCTATTTTTGTTGATATTGTAAAAGAATCAACAGAAGCAGAAAAGGAAGCTGAACAAAAAGAATCTAATACTATCCATATCTCTCCTGAAGAGGCAGAAAACCTCACCAAAGAAGATGCTTTAGAAAAGCTGGAAGCAAAAAAAGCTGAGGATAATGAAGATCCTAAGCCTTTGAACGATACCACCCCTTTATGGCAAAAACAGCCTAAGGACTGTACGGATGAGGAATATAAGGCTTTTTACCACCAGGTATTTTTTGATATGAATGACCCTTTGTTTTGGATTCATTTGAATATGGACTATCCCTTCCGCCTAAAAGGAATTTTATATTTCCCTAAGCTTGTAGAGCATATGGACGTGATGGATGGAGAAATTAAACTCTATGCCAACCAAGTATATATTGCGGATAATATCAAAGAGGTTGTGCCAGAATTTCTCCTCCTATTAAAAGGCGTTTTGGATTGCCCCGATATGCCCCTAAACGTATCCCGTAGTGCTTTGCAAAATGATGGTTATGTTGAAAAAATGAGCACCTATATTACAAAAAAGGTTGCAGATAAGCTGACTCAGCTTTTCAAAAATGAACGTTCCGTTTACGAAAGCTTCTGGAATGATATTGGTGTTTTCATTAAATATGGCTGTATGAGAGAAGAGAAATTTTATGACAAAGTGAAGGATGCGTTATTGTTCAAAACCACTGACGGCGTATACGAAACTCTTCCCGAATATTTAGAAAAAAATAAAGAAAAGCATGAAAATAAGCTGTTCTTTGTTTCTGACGAAAATTTACAGGCACAGTATATTCGTCTGTTTAAGGAGCAAGGTCTGGAAGCGGCTATTCTCTCTACCCCTGTTGACAAACCCTTTGTATCTTTCTTGGAGTACAAAAACACTGGAGTCTCTATTCAGCGTATTGATGCAGACATTTCTGAAACCTTACAGAAAAAAGAGGATACGGAAATCTCTGAGGCTAAAAAACAAGCTGAAGAACATACAAACACACGAATGGAAGCTTTCTTCCGTGGGCTTTTGCAAAACGATTCCCTGAAAGTAAGTGTGGAAGATTTGAAAGCCGAAAGTATTTCCGCCATGCTTCTTTTAAGCGAAAAATCCCGTCGTATGCTGGAGATGATGGAGGCATATGGGAATGCCACTGAATTAAAAGCAATGTTTGCAGATGTGAAGCCGGAGGAAACCTTAGTGCTCAATCGCTCCAATGGCCTTGTAAAAAATCTGTTGGATATGAGTGAAAAAGAGGAAAAGAAAGAGGACGTTGAAATGCTCTCCCGCCATGTTTACGACTTGGCATTGATGAGCCATCGCCCCTTGACATCCGAAGAAATGACCAGCTTCATTGATCGTAGTAATATTTTGTTAGAAAAACTTTCTTCCCTTGAAGCAGGAAGGTAA
- a CDS encoding carbon starvation CstA family protein, translated as MNSLLLLIISIAVLVIGYITYGGWLAKQWGVDPSKETPSHTQQDGVDYVPAKAPVLMGHHFASIAGAGPINGPIQAAIFGWLPVLLWILIGGIFFGAVQDFSSIFASIRHKGKSIGHVIEQNVGAKAKKLFLIFAYLTLLLVVAAFASIVVGTFNGFTPEGDIVPANGSTATISVLFIIIAIIFGALVYRKNAPLSVATVVGIIAIIACIAIGLNFPIYLSATTWLILILIYIFVASVTPVWILLQPRDYLNSFLLYGMMIAAVVGIVGSHPAIELPAFTGFQGINGNSSLFPMLFITVACGAISGFHSLVGSGTTSKQLNSEKDAKIIGFGGMLIECALAVISLIAVGILFADGAMPNGTPTQVFATGIASMIAAIGLESAYNVAYAIIILAVSAFCLTSLDTATRLARYMFQEFFIPEGTDPKTLTGFKKVCANPYFATLVTVIIGGIMAAGGYAKIWPLFGSANQLLAALALLAAAAWLGNIGKNNKMFIFPMIFMLIATLSALVITLIKNVVAFSAGTATLSTEGLQILFIVLLIALAIDLAIEGCRVIFGKKKTA; from the coding sequence ATGAATTCATTGTTATTATTAATCATCTCTATTGCTGTACTTGTTATTGGCTACATTACATACGGCGGCTGGCTGGCAAAGCAATGGGGGGTAGATCCCTCAAAAGAAACACCCTCACACACACAACAGGATGGTGTGGACTATGTCCCTGCAAAAGCCCCTGTATTAATGGGTCACCACTTTGCTTCCATTGCAGGTGCAGGTCCCATTAATGGCCCCATTCAGGCAGCTATTTTTGGTTGGCTTCCTGTATTGCTTTGGATCCTCATTGGCGGTATTTTCTTTGGTGCTGTTCAAGATTTTTCTTCAATTTTCGCATCAATTCGCCACAAAGGAAAATCAATTGGTCATGTCATTGAACAAAACGTCGGTGCAAAAGCGAAAAAGCTGTTCTTAATTTTTGCTTATCTAACTTTACTCCTGGTTGTTGCAGCTTTTGCAAGTATCGTTGTTGGAACCTTTAACGGCTTTACACCAGAGGGTGACATCGTTCCGGCAAATGGCTCCACAGCAACAATTTCGGTATTATTCATCATTATTGCAATTATTTTCGGTGCTTTGGTCTATCGTAAAAACGCACCTCTTAGTGTGGCAACTGTTGTAGGTATTATTGCCATTATCGCATGTATTGCCATTGGTTTAAATTTCCCCATTTATTTATCAGCAACTACTTGGTTAATCCTTATTTTAATATACATTTTTGTTGCTTCTGTTACGCCGGTTTGGATTTTGCTCCAACCCAGAGATTATTTAAATTCATTCCTTCTATATGGCATGATGATTGCAGCTGTTGTGGGTATCGTTGGAAGTCATCCCGCTATTGAGCTGCCCGCCTTCACTGGCTTTCAGGGGATTAACGGAAACAGCTCCTTGTTCCCCATGCTCTTTATCACCGTTGCCTGCGGTGCTATTTCCGGCTTCCATAGCTTGGTGGGTTCTGGTACAACTTCCAAACAGCTTAATTCAGAAAAAGATGCCAAAATTATTGGCTTCGGTGGCATGTTAATTGAATGTGCTTTGGCAGTCATCTCTTTAATTGCAGTGGGCATTCTTTTTGCTGATGGTGCAATGCCCAATGGAACGCCTACCCAGGTTTTTGCCACAGGTATTGCATCCATGATTGCTGCCATCGGTTTGGAATCCGCTTATAATGTGGCATATGCTATCATCATTTTGGCAGTATCCGCTTTTTGTCTCACTTCTTTGGATACAGCAACAAGATTGGCAAGATATATGTTCCAAGAGTTCTTTATTCCCGAAGGAACCGATCCAAAAACATTAACAGGTTTTAAAAAGGTTTGTGCAAATCCTTATTTTGCAACCCTTGTTACTGTTATCATCGGTGGTATCATGGCAGCCGGCGGTTATGCTAAAATTTGGCCATTGTTCGGTTCAGCCAATCAGCTCTTAGCGGCGCTGGCTCTCTTGGCTGCTGCTGCTTGGTTAGGCAATATCGGCAAGAATAATAAAATGTTTATATTTCCAATGATTTTTATGCTTATTGCAACATTAAGCGCATTGGTTATTACGTTAATTAAAAACGTGGTTGCCTTTTCTGCTGGAACTGCAACTCTTTCAACGGAAGGCTTGCAAATTCTATTCATCGTTTTATTGATTGCTCTGGCAATTGACTTGGCGATTGAAGGATGCCGTGTTATTTTTGGTAAAAAGAAAACTGCATAA
- a CDS encoding nitrilase-related carbon-nitrogen hydrolase yields MRIGLAQIDMGFEHKQYARTLCQEMILTGAKENVDFMVFPEMTLTGFTVNIKELGEAFETSETIQFFKQQAILHHMAICFGLPIVDSQKAENQCVILSATGELLANYAKIHPFSFGTEKEFYIGGTTLAFCQIKDFTLSPFICYDLRFPEIFQIASKQSTLLVVIANWPVSRKEDWSILLKARAIENQAFVVGVNRAGTGGGLAYFGDSMVISPRGKILAQAKDGTNLTTFDISCEEALQCRNKFPLKSDRRPELYQQLMINVNGERSSI; encoded by the coding sequence ATGCGTATCGGTCTGGCTCAAATAGATATGGGCTTTGAACATAAACAATATGCAAGAACGCTTTGCCAGGAAATGATTCTTACTGGTGCAAAAGAAAACGTGGATTTTATGGTATTCCCCGAGATGACCTTAACAGGTTTTACCGTAAACATAAAGGAATTGGGGGAAGCTTTTGAAACCAGTGAGACCATTCAATTTTTCAAACAACAAGCTATCTTGCATCACATGGCAATCTGTTTCGGCCTGCCTATTGTGGATTCCCAAAAAGCTGAAAATCAATGTGTCATCCTATCTGCCACAGGGGAACTTCTGGCTAACTATGCAAAAATCCACCCCTTTTCTTTTGGTACCGAGAAGGAATTTTATATAGGAGGAACCACGCTGGCTTTCTGCCAAATAAAAGATTTTACCTTGTCACCCTTCATTTGCTATGACTTGCGGTTTCCTGAAATTTTTCAGATTGCCTCTAAGCAAAGCACTTTATTAGTGGTCATTGCCAACTGGCCTGTATCTCGTAAAGAAGATTGGTCAATTCTATTAAAAGCAAGGGCCATCGAAAACCAAGCCTTTGTGGTGGGTGTAAATCGGGCAGGCACCGGTGGTGGCCTTGCGTATTTTGGCGATAGCATGGTAATCTCCCCACGTGGAAAAATACTTGCCCAAGCAAAAGATGGAACCAATCTTACAACCTTTGATATTTCTTGTGAGGAAGCCCTTCAATGTAGAAATAAATTCCCTCTAAAATCTGACCGACGGCCTGAGCTGTATCAACAGCTTATGATAAACGTAAATGGAGAAAGGAGTTCCATATGA
- the trpB gene encoding tryptophan synthase subunit beta, with amino-acid sequence MKEKQGRFGEFGGQFIPETLMNAVIELEEAYHKYKGDPEFVAELEDLLSNFAGRPSNLYYAKHMTEKLGGAKIYLKREDLNHTGSHKINNVLGQVLLAKKMGKTRVIAETGAGQHGVATATAAALMGLECEIYMGKHDTDRQALNVYRMELLGAKVHSVTSGTMTLKDAVNETFREWTQRIDDTHYVLGSVMGPHPFPLIVRDFQAVISKEIKEQVLEKEGRLPDAVLACVGGGSNAMGAFYNFIEDKEVRLIGCEAAGRGVDTKDTAATMATGSVGIFHGMKSYFCQDEYGQIAPVYSISAGLDYPGIGPEHAYLRDAGRAEYVPVTDDEAVEAFEYLSRIEGIIPAIESAHAISYAMKLAPTMGKDQIIVVNVSGRGDKDVAAIARYKGVEIYE; translated from the coding sequence ATGAAAGAGAAACAAGGCAGGTTTGGAGAGTTCGGTGGACAGTTTATACCTGAAACTTTAATGAACGCAGTGATTGAGCTTGAAGAGGCTTATCACAAATACAAGGGTGATCCTGAATTTGTGGCAGAGCTGGAGGATTTATTGAGTAACTTTGCGGGGCGCCCTTCAAATCTTTATTATGCAAAGCATATGACAGAGAAGCTTGGTGGTGCAAAGATTTATTTGAAGCGAGAGGATTTGAATCATACTGGTTCCCACAAAATCAATAACGTTTTAGGGCAGGTGCTCTTGGCAAAGAAAATGGGAAAGACAAGAGTTATTGCGGAAACAGGTGCAGGTCAGCATGGTGTTGCAACGGCAACAGCCGCGGCACTGATGGGGTTGGAATGCGAAATTTATATGGGAAAGCACGATACTGACCGTCAAGCCTTAAATGTGTATCGTATGGAGCTTTTGGGCGCAAAGGTGCATTCCGTTACCAGCGGAACGATGACCCTGAAGGATGCAGTAAACGAAACTTTTCGGGAGTGGACACAAAGAATTGATGATACCCATTATGTTTTGGGTTCGGTAATGGGGCCTCATCCGTTTCCGTTGATCGTGCGTGATTTTCAGGCGGTGATCAGCAAGGAAATCAAGGAGCAGGTGCTAGAGAAGGAGGGCAGATTACCTGATGCTGTTCTTGCCTGTGTAGGTGGAGGGAGCAATGCCATGGGAGCATTTTACAATTTTATTGAGGATAAGGAGGTGCGGCTCATTGGTTGTGAAGCGGCGGGAAGAGGTGTTGACACAAAGGATACCGCCGCAACCATGGCTACAGGCAGTGTTGGTATTTTTCATGGCATGAAGTCTTATTTTTGTCAGGATGAATATGGTCAGATTGCTCCTGTTTATTCTATTTCAGCGGGGTTGGACTACCCAGGGATTGGGCCTGAGCATGCTTATTTAAGAGATGCAGGCAGAGCAGAATATGTTCCTGTTACTGATGATGAGGCGGTGGAAGCCTTTGAATATCTTTCAAGAATTGAAGGAATCATTCCTGCAATTGAAAGTGCCCATGCAATTTCCTATGCAATGAAGCTGGCACCTACCATGGGGAAAGACCAAATCATAGTAGTAAATGTTTCGGGGCGAGGGGATAAAGATGTGGCGGCGATTGCAAGATACAAGGGGGTTGAGATTTATGAATAA